Proteins co-encoded in one Natronorubrum daqingense genomic window:
- a CDS encoding ArsR/SmtB family transcription factor, with the protein MDSAALLDLLGNENRRRILRLLARKPCYVTEISEYLGVSPKAVIEHLRKLEEAGLIESRVDDQRRKYFHIARHVRLEVNVSPYGFASKSAYPANSSFDITTCRHLSLDVSWDETGELDELLRALETLEQLENELSLAQRWVQGRLSGVLDAISETVGTGPESRIYADLLASIRSEPKSVGDLSSDVDAPRELVAELLESMADDGVVRRTERGWELTTGN; encoded by the coding sequence ATGGACTCCGCCGCGTTGCTCGATTTGTTGGGAAACGAAAATCGGAGACGAATCCTCCGGTTGCTCGCCCGCAAACCCTGTTATGTGACCGAAATCTCGGAGTATCTCGGCGTGAGCCCCAAAGCGGTGATCGAACACCTCCGAAAACTCGAGGAGGCTGGATTGATCGAGAGTCGCGTCGACGATCAGCGTCGAAAGTACTTCCACATCGCTCGTCACGTCCGACTCGAGGTCAACGTCTCCCCCTACGGCTTCGCGAGTAAGAGCGCCTATCCCGCAAACAGCAGTTTCGATATTACGACCTGTAGACACCTCTCACTCGACGTTTCCTGGGACGAAACGGGCGAACTCGACGAGTTGCTCAGAGCGCTCGAGACGCTCGAGCAACTCGAAAACGAACTGTCGCTGGCCCAGCGGTGGGTCCAGGGCCGACTCAGTGGCGTGCTCGATGCAATCTCCGAAACCGTCGGCACTGGCCCCGAGAGTCGAATTTACGCCGACCTCCTGGCGAGCATCCGATCCGAGCCGAAATCGGTCGGCGACCTCAGTAGCGACGTCGACGCACCCCGCGAACTCGTCGCCGAGTTGCTCGAGTCCATGGCGGACGACGGCGTCGTTCGTCGGACCGAACGCGGTTGGGAGCTGACGACCGGCAACTGA
- a CDS encoding hydroxyacid-oxoacid transhydrogenase produces MHDPETVWDFAMADQLKFGLEASTELGDELEARGVDSALVVTDEQLRETGVVEDALSSVPADLEVTIFEGVEPDPAVDVYESALEAAADVDPDAIVGVGGGSSLDVAKVTGALADTDRDLLEYVAPPIGGGEPVPASETVVFALPTTAGTGAESSPAAVVSLPDRELKVGISSRHLYPDLAVVDPLLTVSLPPSITAASGMDALTHAIEAYTTRRYDTKKSVEHASERANYGGRTAMTDMYAKQAIELIGGSLQRAVNNGEDVEARRDMALGSVLAGIAFTNAGLGATHAMAYPIAGENHTPHGVTVAALLPSVMRYNASTAYDRYGTIAELLGESLEGASDREAGERAAIAVESLCADIGIPDGLAELGVEDDDIPRLAEKTAEIQRLLIGNPRRVTTDDLESIFADAL; encoded by the coding sequence ATGCACGACCCAGAGACGGTGTGGGACTTCGCGATGGCGGATCAGCTCAAATTCGGTCTCGAGGCCAGTACGGAACTGGGAGACGAACTCGAGGCGCGCGGCGTCGACTCGGCCCTCGTCGTCACTGACGAACAGCTTCGAGAAACCGGCGTCGTCGAGGACGCGCTGTCGTCGGTTCCCGCCGACCTCGAGGTCACAATTTTCGAGGGGGTCGAACCGGACCCGGCCGTCGATGTCTACGAGTCAGCACTCGAGGCGGCCGCAGACGTCGACCCCGACGCGATCGTCGGCGTCGGCGGCGGGAGTTCCCTCGACGTCGCGAAAGTGACCGGCGCGCTCGCCGATACGGATCGCGACCTCCTCGAGTACGTCGCACCGCCCATCGGGGGCGGAGAACCGGTGCCAGCGTCCGAGACCGTCGTGTTCGCCCTCCCCACGACCGCCGGCACCGGAGCCGAAAGCTCGCCAGCCGCGGTCGTCTCCCTCCCGGATCGGGAACTGAAAGTCGGTATCTCGAGTCGTCACCTCTACCCTGACCTCGCCGTCGTCGACCCGCTGTTGACCGTCTCGCTCCCGCCGTCGATCACCGCGGCGTCCGGGATGGACGCGCTCACCCACGCCATCGAGGCCTACACGACGCGTCGATACGATACCAAGAAATCAGTGGAACACGCCTCCGAGCGGGCGAATTACGGCGGCAGAACAGCGATGACCGACATGTACGCGAAGCAGGCTATCGAACTGATCGGCGGGAGTCTCCAGCGCGCGGTCAACAACGGCGAAGACGTCGAGGCCCGTCGCGACATGGCGCTCGGCAGCGTACTCGCCGGAATCGCCTTCACGAACGCCGGACTCGGCGCGACCCACGCCATGGCCTACCCGATCGCCGGCGAGAACCACACGCCCCACGGCGTCACCGTGGCCGCCTTGTTGCCGTCGGTGATGCGCTACAACGCCTCGACGGCGTACGATCGCTACGGAACCATCGCCGAGTTGTTGGGAGAGTCGCTCGAGGGAGCGAGCGACCGCGAGGCCGGCGAGCGAGCCGCAATCGCGGTCGAATCGCTGTGCGCTGACATCGGCATTCCCGACGGACTCGCGGAACTGGGCGTCGAAGACGACGACATTCCGCGACTCGCGGAGAAAACGGCCGAAATTCAGCGGTTGCTGATCGGAAACCCGCGACGCGTCACCACGGACGACCTCGAGTCCATCTTCGCGGACGCGCTCTGA
- a CDS encoding succinylglutamate desuccinylase/aspartoacylase family protein yields MTDGTHTTEEVTLARLPSGVALSTTIHTYVGDEDGPTLYVQAAQHGREINGTETLRRFHDRLPLESLSGTVVAVPVANPLTFDLVSYVTPEELDSVNPNMNRVWPGDESGSLHQRMAARLWEEAGRADAIVDLHTGSPDMQTHVVYREGDERARQLARAFGTDLLLSEQADDDADDEWHQRAFSGKLRVAAAEEGIPSITPELSHKEHILETAVETGVEGLLDVCRSLEMLPGEVPARAQTVARNHLGQVTATDAGLFRANPGLEVGERVTEGTALGTVYDPATYEPIQETSADRDGILYALTQEATVVGGDQLASVADIRDE; encoded by the coding sequence ATGACGGACGGAACGCACACGACCGAGGAGGTGACCCTCGCACGTCTCCCCTCGGGCGTGGCGCTGAGCACGACGATTCATACGTACGTGGGCGACGAGGACGGCCCGACGCTCTACGTGCAAGCCGCCCAGCACGGCCGCGAGATCAACGGCACCGAGACGCTCCGTCGGTTTCACGACCGACTGCCACTCGAGTCGCTGTCGGGAACGGTCGTCGCCGTTCCCGTCGCGAATCCGCTCACGTTCGATCTCGTCTCCTACGTCACGCCGGAGGAATTGGACAGCGTCAATCCGAACATGAACCGCGTCTGGCCGGGCGACGAATCGGGTAGCCTTCATCAGCGCATGGCCGCCCGTCTCTGGGAGGAAGCCGGCCGGGCCGACGCCATCGTCGACTTACACACGGGCAGCCCAGACATGCAGACCCACGTCGTCTACCGGGAGGGCGACGAGCGAGCGCGCCAACTCGCGCGGGCCTTCGGCACCGACCTCTTGCTCTCCGAGCAGGCCGACGACGACGCCGACGACGAGTGGCACCAGCGCGCGTTCTCGGGAAAGCTCCGCGTCGCCGCCGCCGAGGAGGGGATTCCGTCGATCACGCCCGAACTCTCCCACAAGGAACACATCCTCGAGACGGCCGTCGAAACGGGCGTCGAGGGCCTCCTCGACGTCTGTCGCTCCCTCGAGATGCTCCCCGGCGAGGTGCCAGCGCGAGCGCAGACGGTCGCGCGAAACCACCTCGGGCAGGTGACGGCGACCGACGCCGGATTGTTCCGCGCGAACCCGGGACTCGAGGTTGGAGAGCGCGTGACCGAGGGAACGGCGCTCGGAACGGTCTACGATCCGGCGACGTACGAACCGATTCAGGAGACGAGTGCGGATCGGGACGGAATTCTCTACGCGCTCACGCAGGAAGCGACCGTCGTCGGCGGCGACCAACTCGCGAGCGTCGCAGACATTCGAGACGAATAG
- a CDS encoding alpha/beta fold hydrolase: protein MSIQAPEHGERVSITGQYIGVEIDGVNHRVYYEESGPEDGIPLLCQHTAGNHGHEWRHLLEDEEITEHFRVIAYDLPHHGKSLPPTSEAWWNEDYTLTEEKFAESIVSIADALDLDDPVYMGSSIGGNVILQLGDWHPDRFRALVGLEVGTYSPGYYLDWFHDPQVNIAEASAYACWGLMAPQGPESMRRETMHLYEQGSTGLFRGDLYYYSVDHDYRGKLDQVNPSCPVYVMNGEYDFATDPDDAREVAEGIGEQAQAVDMGSIGHFPMSENPELFIEYLKPVLDDIRGEDVDVPEKMTPESVGIDVDAPTAD, encoded by the coding sequence ATGAGTATTCAAGCACCCGAACACGGCGAACGCGTCTCGATCACCGGCCAGTATATCGGCGTCGAAATAGACGGGGTCAATCACCGCGTGTATTACGAAGAAAGCGGGCCCGAAGACGGCATTCCGCTGCTCTGTCAACACACAGCCGGCAATCACGGCCACGAGTGGCGACACCTCCTCGAGGACGAGGAGATCACCGAGCACTTCCGCGTTATCGCGTACGACCTTCCCCATCACGGGAAATCGCTCCCGCCGACGAGCGAAGCGTGGTGGAACGAAGACTACACGCTCACCGAAGAGAAGTTCGCGGAGAGCATCGTCAGTATCGCCGACGCCCTCGACCTCGATGATCCCGTCTACATGGGCTCGAGCATTGGCGGGAACGTCATCCTCCAACTTGGTGACTGGCACCCGGACCGATTCCGCGCGCTCGTCGGTCTCGAGGTCGGGACCTACAGCCCGGGCTACTACCTCGATTGGTTTCACGATCCACAGGTCAACATCGCTGAAGCCAGCGCCTACGCCTGCTGGGGGCTGATGGCACCACAGGGCCCCGAATCGATGCGACGAGAGACGATGCACCTCTACGAACAGGGCTCGACGGGCCTGTTCCGTGGTGACCTCTACTACTACTCGGTCGATCACGATTACAGAGGAAAACTAGATCAGGTCAACCCGTCGTGTCCCGTCTACGTGATGAACGGTGAGTACGATTTCGCGACCGATCCAGACGACGCTCGAGAAGTAGCCGAGGGAATCGGTGAGCAGGCCCAGGCGGTCGACATGGGGAGCATCGGCCACTTCCCAATGAGCGAAAACCCCGAGTTGTTCATCGAGTACCTCAAACCGGTGTTGGACGATATCCGCGGCGAAGACGTGGACGTCCCCGAGAAGATGACGCCCGAATCGGTCGGGATCGACGTCGACGCGCCGACGGCTGACTGA
- a CDS encoding SDR family NAD(P)-dependent oxidoreductase: MRLEDKTVVITGAAAGIGQATAERCAEEGAHVIVTDVDTDGGEEVAADIEADGGEATFYELDVTDSEEFHAVIDAIAEKHGLDVLVNNAGTGHPGGSLESLEDEIRDFVIDINIKGVWNGCHAALPHLKEQGHGAIVNVGSLASILGLPKQAAYSMSKGAVLNMTRAVASEAGPYGVRANTVCPGFTETSLLDQFLERQDDPEKARKQMIAQYPLKRLAEPEEIADAILFLASEESSFVNGHGLVVDGGFSA; encoded by the coding sequence ATGAGACTCGAGGACAAGACGGTAGTCATCACCGGTGCGGCGGCAGGAATTGGACAGGCAACGGCCGAACGCTGTGCCGAAGAGGGCGCACACGTCATCGTCACCGACGTCGACACCGACGGTGGGGAGGAGGTCGCCGCGGACATCGAAGCAGACGGCGGCGAGGCAACCTTCTACGAACTCGACGTCACCGATAGCGAGGAGTTTCACGCCGTCATCGACGCTATCGCCGAAAAACACGGCCTCGACGTGCTGGTCAACAACGCCGGGACCGGCCACCCCGGTGGCAGCCTCGAGAGCCTCGAGGACGAAATTCGGGACTTCGTCATCGACATCAACATCAAGGGCGTCTGGAACGGCTGTCACGCGGCGCTGCCCCACCTCAAGGAGCAGGGTCACGGCGCAATCGTCAACGTCGGGTCGCTGGCGAGCATTCTCGGGCTTCCCAAGCAGGCCGCGTACTCGATGAGCAAGGGTGCAGTCCTGAACATGACCCGCGCGGTCGCCTCCGAGGCCGGCCCCTACGGCGTTCGCGCGAACACGGTCTGTCCCGGCTTCACCGAAACCTCGCTGCTCGATCAGTTCCTCGAGCGACAGGATGACCCGGAGAAGGCCCGCAAGCAGATGATCGCGCAATACCCGCTAAAACGCCTCGCAGAGCCCGAAGAGATCGCAGACGCCATCCTGTTTCTGGCCAGCGAGGAGTCCTCGTTCGTCAACGGCCACGGGCTGGTCGTCGACGGTGGATTCTCGGCCTGA
- a CDS encoding anthranilate phosphoribosyltransferase, with translation MAQTSQTFGEWPLKRLMTEVVGSGPKSADDMTRAQAREAFQRILAGEPDETTLGAFFLANRWKRNNPEELAGYTDVMREESVLTAEPDANPVDCGANYDGKHTSAVLGVGAGLVAAAAGTPIVVHSGDRVPTQKATAYKHVLDELGVRTQLEPAESAEMVDETGFGFYYQPSFNPGVHDLYARRDQMGVRTFVNTIETVANPANADVHLGSFYHLAFAKKMTDLIEESAELEYSRAIFFQGMEGYDDIRPGYTKVAEWDHGEELEDYEIETGEYGMEMENDDLAVDDVTTDSASITEDVLSGERDDHFADAVALNGALRMHAREDVASLEDGIDEARAVIDDGSAKAVLEALRAF, from the coding sequence ATGGCGCAGACTTCCCAGACGTTCGGCGAGTGGCCGCTCAAGCGGCTGATGACCGAAGTCGTCGGCTCCGGTCCCAAGTCCGCAGACGACATGACTCGAGCGCAGGCTCGAGAGGCCTTCCAGCGCATTCTGGCCGGCGAGCCAGACGAGACGACCCTCGGCGCGTTCTTCCTCGCGAATCGCTGGAAGCGAAACAACCCCGAGGAACTGGCGGGCTACACCGACGTCATGCGCGAGGAGTCGGTCCTCACCGCCGAACCCGACGCGAATCCGGTCGACTGCGGGGCGAACTACGACGGCAAGCACACGTCGGCCGTCCTCGGCGTGGGTGCCGGCCTCGTCGCCGCCGCCGCGGGAACCCCGATCGTCGTCCACTCCGGCGACCGCGTCCCGACGCAGAAGGCGACCGCCTACAAGCACGTCCTCGACGAACTCGGCGTTCGAACGCAACTCGAGCCGGCGGAGAGCGCCGAGATGGTCGACGAAACCGGCTTCGGCTTCTACTACCAGCCGTCGTTCAACCCCGGCGTCCACGACCTCTACGCTCGCCGCGACCAGATGGGCGTCCGAACGTTCGTCAACACGATCGAAACCGTCGCCAACCCCGCGAATGCCGACGTCCACCTCGGCTCGTTCTATCACCTCGCGTTCGCGAAGAAGATGACCGATCTCATCGAGGAGAGCGCGGAACTCGAGTACTCCCGTGCGATCTTCTTCCAGGGAATGGAAGGCTACGACGACATCCGACCCGGTTACACGAAGGTTGCCGAGTGGGACCACGGTGAGGAACTCGAGGACTACGAGATCGAGACCGGCGAGTACGGCATGGAGATGGAAAACGACGATCTCGCCGTCGACGACGTCACCACCGACTCGGCGTCGATCACCGAAGACGTGCTCTCGGGCGAACGAGACGACCACTTCGCGGACGCCGTCGCTCTCAACGGCGCGCTCCGCATGCACGCTCGAGAAGACGTCGCGTCGCTCGAGGATGGAATAGACGAGGCTCGAGCGGTTATCGACGACGGGAGCGCGAAGGCAGTGCTCGAAGCCCTCCGAGCGTTCTGA
- a CDS encoding MFS transporter translates to MAWRYRDTVLVCCTLAFFVTMVGRLAVSPVIPEIIAEFEVSNTLVGVAMTGMWLAYALTQFPSGVLADRHGERLIILASVVGTGLTSLLIVLAPHFAIFLVGTVLVGGAAGLHYSVATALLTRTYDDIGTAIGIHNAGAPVAGLLTPVVVAWIAVRYGWRPAVAITAVVTVPIAVLFAWRVRPTPPRFPERRLRDSISVEQSLEILSRPSIVYTGVIAIICDFIWQGVATFLPTFLVEFRGYSTTTASILFGCYFVALGVLQIVIGNLSDRFGRDTATGICAVAGMLGFGLLISPTGPGGVFVGILLVGCGMGWGAAVLPRFMDHLSAEEQSVGFGMIRTVYMIVAASGSIAIGLFADLFGWAVSFGILIGMLAVVLALIVANWALDLRY, encoded by the coding sequence ATGGCCTGGCGCTACCGTGACACGGTTCTCGTCTGTTGTACGCTGGCGTTTTTCGTGACGATGGTCGGACGGCTGGCCGTCAGCCCGGTCATCCCGGAGATCATCGCCGAGTTCGAGGTGTCGAACACGCTCGTCGGCGTCGCGATGACCGGCATGTGGCTCGCGTACGCCCTCACGCAGTTCCCGAGCGGCGTCCTCGCAGATCGTCACGGGGAGCGCCTGATCATCCTCGCCTCCGTCGTCGGGACGGGGCTCACGAGCCTGCTGATCGTCCTCGCTCCGCACTTCGCGATTTTCTTGGTCGGCACGGTACTGGTCGGCGGGGCCGCGGGACTCCACTACAGCGTCGCGACGGCACTGCTCACCCGGACATACGACGATATCGGGACGGCTATCGGCATCCACAACGCGGGAGCACCCGTTGCCGGGTTGCTCACGCCGGTCGTCGTCGCCTGGATCGCCGTCCGCTACGGCTGGCGGCCCGCCGTCGCGATCACGGCCGTCGTCACCGTGCCGATCGCGGTGCTCTTCGCCTGGCGCGTTCGGCCGACGCCGCCTCGATTCCCCGAGCGACGGCTTCGGGACAGCATTTCCGTCGAACAGAGCCTCGAGATTCTCTCGCGGCCGTCGATCGTCTATACCGGCGTCATCGCCATCATCTGTGACTTTATCTGGCAAGGCGTGGCAACGTTCCTGCCGACGTTTCTGGTCGAATTTCGCGGCTACTCCACGACGACGGCGAGCATCCTGTTTGGCTGTTACTTCGTCGCCTTAGGGGTGCTCCAGATCGTGATTGGGAACCTCTCCGATCGGTTCGGCCGAGATACGGCGACCGGAATCTGTGCCGTCGCCGGAATGCTCGGATTCGGCCTGCTGATCAGCCCCACCGGCCCGGGCGGCGTCTTCGTCGGCATCCTGCTAGTCGGCTGTGGGATGGGGTGGGGTGCAGCGGTCTTGCCGCGGTTCATGGACCACCTCTCGGCCGAGGAGCAAAGCGTCGGGTTCGGGATGATCAGAACCGTCTACATGATCGTCGCCGCGTCGGGGTCGATCGCCATCGGGCTCTTCGCCGACCTGTTCGGCTGGGCCGTCTCCTTTGGCATCTTGATCGGCATGCTCGCCGTCGTGCTCGCGCTCATCGTCGCGAACTGGGCGTTGGATCTCCGATACTGA
- a CDS encoding DUF5802 family protein — protein sequence MFERFSQGYYLGRLYVTPTDGTRALMHSDQHERINEAVYATGSGVERLDTPLVMKLENHHFAVHGDENVPTDTLALPESMVEEANVRNPPSLREILLARRERAHQLLSWAGEPDDDAGGYNVGT from the coding sequence ATGTTCGAGCGCTTTTCGCAGGGATACTACCTCGGTCGACTCTACGTCACCCCGACCGACGGCACCCGTGCGCTCATGCACAGCGACCAACACGAGCGGATCAACGAAGCGGTGTACGCCACCGGTTCGGGCGTCGAACGTCTCGATACGCCGCTCGTGATGAAACTCGAGAACCACCACTTCGCGGTCCACGGCGACGAGAACGTGCCGACGGACACCCTCGCCCTCCCCGAATCGATGGTCGAAGAAGCGAACGTCAGAAACCCGCCGTCGCTTCGAGAGATTCTCCTCGCGCGACGCGAGCGCGCCCATCAGCTACTCTCCTGGGCCGGTGAACCGGACGACGACGCGGGGGGTTACAACGTCGGAACCTAG
- the ahbB gene encoding siroheme decarboxylase subunit beta — MSSLSGDWREQVDDVDAAIIDGYQSGVPVEERPFRRLGRELEIGEDEAVERVSRLHDAGIIRRFGAVLNPPVIGSSTLAAVSAPEDRFEEIATIINEYRQVNHNYARDHEWNMWFVVTAGSRAKRDEILDEIEKRTGCSVLNLPMLTDYYIDLEFPVVNDDRFARESLEEATDSSATRISESATGDLRAFDADLLLAIQNGFPLSKTPYREIARALEADVERVLEGIERLLENGCIKRVGCVINHIVTGFDANCMVVWDVPDDRLDEWGERAGGLASVTLCYHRPRRPDQEWPYNLFTMIHGRDADAVDAKIDELATEYLPVDHERLYSTETLKQTGARYEALVE; from the coding sequence ATGAGCAGCCTCTCGGGGGACTGGCGCGAGCAGGTCGACGACGTCGACGCGGCCATCATCGACGGCTACCAGAGTGGCGTTCCCGTCGAAGAGCGCCCGTTTCGGCGACTCGGTCGCGAACTCGAGATCGGCGAAGACGAGGCCGTCGAACGCGTCAGCCGACTCCACGACGCGGGGATAATCCGGCGATTCGGTGCCGTCCTCAACCCGCCGGTGATCGGTTCGTCGACGCTCGCGGCGGTGAGCGCGCCCGAAGATCGCTTCGAAGAGATTGCGACGATCATCAACGAGTACCGACAGGTCAACCACAACTACGCCCGCGACCACGAGTGGAACATGTGGTTCGTCGTCACCGCTGGCTCGCGAGCGAAACGCGACGAGATACTCGACGAAATCGAGAAGCGAACCGGCTGTTCGGTGCTCAACTTACCGATGCTCACCGACTACTACATCGACCTCGAGTTCCCCGTCGTCAACGACGATCGGTTCGCTCGCGAATCGCTCGAGGAGGCGACCGACTCGTCGGCGACGCGAATCAGCGAGAGCGCGACCGGCGACCTGCGTGCCTTCGACGCCGACCTCTTACTCGCGATTCAAAACGGCTTCCCGCTCTCGAAGACGCCCTACCGAGAGATCGCCCGCGCGCTCGAGGCCGACGTCGAACGCGTTCTCGAGGGGATCGAACGGCTCCTCGAGAACGGCTGCATCAAACGGGTTGGCTGCGTGATCAATCACATCGTCACCGGGTTCGACGCGAACTGTATGGTCGTCTGGGACGTTCCCGACGATCGACTCGACGAGTGGGGGGAGCGCGCGGGCGGGCTGGCGTCCGTCACGTTGTGCTACCACCGACCCCGTCGACCGGACCAGGAGTGGCCGTACAACCTGTTCACGATGATTCACGGCCGTGACGCCGACGCCGTCGACGCGAAGATCGACGAACTGGCCACCGAGTACCTGCCGGTCGACCACGAGCGACTGTACTCGACCGAGACGCTGAAACAGACGGGTGCGCGTTACGAAGCACTCGTCGAGTAA
- a CDS encoding iron-containing alcohol dehydrogenase: MSPPNTRESGLESSAVTFTATDTRFGAGVSKTVGDLLEREGITNPLVVTDEGIEAAGLLEPLLEELDDDVSIRYATTEPSTTDFESVSNGEFDGVVAVGGGSVIDTAKVTSILLAHGGDASDYLGVDAVPGSVAPLVAIPTTSGTGSQATQTAVLTHDGVKRGISDESLRPAHALVDPELTADLPPRQTARSGFDAFVHALESLTARDHRWIESRPITYQGANPASRALAREALSQVHGALERATFDGDDRDAREAMSVGSHLAGTAFSISGLGIVHALASTLGGLTDDPHGACLAASIEAGLTYNLPVRREEYADIARSLEIANVAATDDEAAEALVDECDRLRRSLNLPTSMRALGLERSDVDTIVENTLLQERRLPTNPRGAGDDLREHLLEVEFDG; the protein is encoded by the coding sequence ATGTCTCCACCCAACACACGCGAGTCGGGCCTCGAGTCGAGTGCAGTCACGTTCACGGCGACGGATACCCGATTCGGTGCTGGCGTCTCGAAGACCGTCGGCGACCTCCTCGAGCGCGAGGGGATCACGAACCCGCTCGTCGTGACCGACGAGGGAATCGAGGCGGCCGGCTTGCTCGAACCGCTGCTCGAGGAACTCGACGACGACGTGTCGATTCGGTACGCGACGACAGAGCCCTCGACGACCGATTTCGAGTCCGTCTCGAACGGGGAGTTCGACGGCGTGGTCGCCGTCGGCGGCGGCTCCGTCATCGACACGGCGAAAGTCACCTCGATACTGCTGGCACACGGCGGCGACGCGAGCGACTACCTCGGAGTCGACGCCGTTCCCGGCTCGGTCGCTCCGCTCGTCGCGATCCCGACGACCAGCGGAACCGGGTCGCAAGCGACCCAGACTGCAGTCCTCACGCACGACGGCGTCAAGCGCGGAATTAGCGACGAATCACTCCGACCGGCTCACGCGCTGGTCGATCCCGAACTCACCGCCGACCTGCCGCCCCGACAGACCGCCCGTTCCGGCTTCGACGCGTTCGTCCACGCCCTCGAGTCCCTGACGGCTCGCGATCACCGCTGGATCGAATCGCGGCCGATTACCTATCAAGGGGCGAACCCCGCCTCGCGCGCACTGGCTCGAGAAGCGCTCTCGCAGGTCCACGGCGCACTCGAGCGGGCCACGTTCGACGGAGACGACCGCGACGCGCGGGAGGCGATGAGCGTCGGCTCGCACCTCGCGGGGACGGCGTTTTCGATCTCCGGATTGGGTATCGTTCATGCCCTCGCGAGCACGCTGGGCGGGCTCACGGACGACCCACACGGGGCGTGCCTGGCCGCATCGATCGAGGCCGGGCTGACGTACAATTTGCCCGTTCGCCGGGAGGAATACGCCGATATCGCGCGCTCACTCGAGATAGCCAACGTGGCGGCGACGGACGACGAGGCCGCGGAGGCGCTGGTCGACGAGTGCGATCGGCTTCGGCGGTCGCTGAACCTACCGACCTCGATGCGGGCGCTCGGTCTCGAGCGATCCGACGTGGACACGATCGTCGAGAACACGCTCTTGCAGGAACGGCGCTTGCCGACGAACCCTCGAGGGGCTGGGGACGACCTCCGGGAGCACCTGTTAGAAGTCGAGTTCGACGGGTGA
- a CDS encoding Vms1/Ankzf1 family peptidyl-tRNA hydrolase has product MLDELLGRASLKDRIDDLEEENDRLEKRYEAESERRAEATTARQDAEERVNRLEDRIAQLEGELERVDDSGQSLSLRRRERLRGTRLEDVFSRLASFRTAPEGAMTAVLEADDELEDLGDEFGDDLEDVLGDRRGLVADAAPCVLCVDDAGLVAVTLEPPVLPESTPKLEWDDRFALEREWFLPTGEYALALLRADLFALGVYDGGERVDYQGFESDVKGNHSKGGFSQARFERIRNDQIDDHLERCERALADHDVERLFVVGQRGVIDTLVSESDLEPTGTAAVDATGSPKSALEDAHHSFWTTDLRVL; this is encoded by the coding sequence ATGCTCGACGAGTTGCTCGGCCGTGCCTCGCTCAAGGACCGAATCGACGACCTCGAGGAGGAAAACGACCGCCTCGAGAAGCGCTACGAGGCGGAATCCGAGCGTCGAGCCGAGGCGACGACGGCCAGACAGGACGCCGAAGAGCGGGTGAACCGACTCGAGGACCGCATCGCTCAACTCGAGGGCGAACTCGAGCGAGTCGACGACAGCGGGCAGTCGCTCTCGCTTCGTCGTCGCGAACGTCTCCGGGGTACGCGACTCGAGGACGTCTTCTCCCGACTCGCGTCGTTTCGGACGGCACCCGAAGGAGCCATGACGGCCGTTCTCGAGGCCGACGACGAACTCGAAGACCTGGGAGACGAGTTCGGTGACGACCTCGAGGACGTACTGGGCGACCGACGCGGACTGGTCGCCGACGCCGCACCCTGTGTTCTGTGCGTCGACGACGCCGGCCTCGTCGCCGTCACGCTCGAGCCACCGGTGCTCCCGGAGAGCACGCCGAAACTCGAGTGGGACGACCGATTCGCGCTCGAACGCGAGTGGTTCCTCCCGACAGGGGAGTACGCGCTCGCGCTCCTCAGAGCCGACCTGTTCGCACTCGGCGTCTACGACGGTGGCGAACGCGTCGACTATCAGGGGTTCGAGAGCGACGTCAAGGGCAACCACTCGAAAGGCGGCTTCTCGCAGGCCCGATTCGAACGGATTCGCAACGACCAGATCGACGACCACCTCGAGCGCTGTGAGCGCGCGCTGGCCGACCACGACGTCGAGCGACTGTTCGTCGTCGGCCAGCGCGGCGTGATCGACACGCTCGTCTCGGAATCGGACCTCGAGCCGACCGGAACGGCCGCCGTCGACGCGACGGGGAGTCCAAAATCGGCGCTCGAGGACGCCCACCACTCGTTCTGGACGACCGACCTCCGAGTCCTGTAA